The following are from one region of the Rhodopirellula sp. P2 genome:
- a CDS encoding tetratricopeptide repeat protein: protein MREQPDAERARELYQEADQLFRAAAARTKQTELDGEAEGTEKKDFARAAKLFARAADAQPGTALAQDAMFMQAESLFFSDQLPDATDVYERLNKEFPNNRHVDQAAARAFAISQYWIDTERATEDDWFKFNLFDPSRPRLDTEGHAVRVLDQIRYDNPTGRLADDATMAAAVEYMRQGDFETADEFLTDLRETFPESEHFFNAHLMGIRCKLEVFAGPKYSGLMLEEADKLVRQTRERFPDRLQDPETSGMVARAAAEVAFRRAEKLNDRAIFREKRSEYGAARLHYQMILRDYPSTPFADRARERLEAISGYPAVPAERVTAMVLKRVFPDSRRSPPLETKFNSSTGDRNESIYR, encoded by the coding sequence ATGCGTGAGCAACCCGATGCGGAGCGAGCCCGAGAGCTCTATCAAGAAGCCGACCAGTTGTTCCGTGCTGCTGCCGCTCGCACCAAACAAACGGAACTCGATGGCGAAGCGGAGGGCACGGAAAAGAAGGACTTTGCCCGCGCCGCCAAATTGTTCGCTCGGGCTGCTGACGCGCAGCCGGGCACTGCGTTGGCGCAAGATGCGATGTTCATGCAAGCCGAGAGCCTGTTCTTTTCGGATCAACTCCCTGACGCGACGGACGTTTACGAACGTCTGAACAAAGAGTTCCCCAACAACCGTCATGTCGACCAAGCCGCCGCCCGCGCGTTCGCAATTTCTCAGTACTGGATCGATACCGAACGGGCGACCGAAGACGATTGGTTCAAATTCAATCTGTTCGATCCCAGTCGCCCGCGTTTGGACACCGAAGGCCACGCGGTTCGTGTCCTGGACCAGATCCGATACGACAATCCAACCGGACGCTTGGCCGATGATGCAACGATGGCCGCAGCGGTCGAGTACATGCGTCAGGGCGATTTCGAAACCGCCGACGAGTTCTTGACGGACCTCCGCGAAACATTTCCCGAGAGCGAGCACTTTTTCAACGCACACCTGATGGGCATTCGTTGCAAGCTCGAAGTTTTTGCGGGGCCCAAGTACAGCGGGCTGATGTTGGAAGAAGCTGACAAGTTGGTCCGGCAAACCCGTGAGCGTTTCCCGGATCGCCTGCAGGATCCTGAAACCTCTGGAATGGTCGCTCGCGCCGCCGCTGAAGTCGCCTTCCGCCGGGCAGAGAAGCTGAACGACCGAGCGATCTTTCGTGAGAAGCGATCGGAGTACGGTGCGGCACGTTTGCACTACCAGATGATTCTGCGTGATTATCCCAGCACTCCCTTTGCAGATCGAGCCCGCGAGCGACTGGAAGCCATTTCGGGGTACCCCGCCGTTCCCGCGGAGCGAGTCACTGCGATGGTGCTCAAGCGAGTCTTCCCAGACAGTCGCCGATCGCCACCTTTGGAAACCAAGTTCAACTCATCCACCGGTGACCGCAACGAGTCGATCTACCGATGA
- the lptE gene encoding LPS assembly lipoprotein LptE translates to MSQRTRRQNSVTVFGILATVIVGCLSGCAPYQFGNASLFPQNIRTVHVPVIRNATFREDLGVRLTEALNKEIELRTPYKVTADPLADTVLRCEVVDETKRVLTENDADYVRALDAAVQVRASWSDRQGRLLMKNSIVPTDDLTILFSQDERFVPEAGQSIDTATQKAIEDLANRIVSQMEARW, encoded by the coding sequence ATGAGCCAACGCACACGACGACAGAATTCGGTGACGGTGTTTGGGATCCTTGCGACAGTGATCGTGGGGTGCCTCTCGGGTTGCGCGCCCTATCAATTCGGCAATGCCTCGTTGTTCCCGCAGAACATTCGAACCGTGCACGTGCCAGTCATTCGCAATGCGACGTTTCGAGAGGACCTTGGCGTTCGTCTGACCGAAGCGCTCAACAAAGAGATTGAGCTGCGAACTCCATACAAGGTCACGGCGGATCCGCTCGCCGACACGGTGCTGCGTTGCGAGGTTGTCGACGAAACCAAACGGGTTCTGACCGAAAACGATGCCGACTACGTGCGTGCTCTGGATGCAGCGGTTCAGGTCCGGGCCTCTTGGTCAGATCGGCAAGGTCGACTGCTGATGAAGAATTCCATCGTCCCAACGGATGACCTCACGATCCTCTTCAGTCAGGACGAGCGGTTTGTTCCCGAAGCTGGGCAATCGATCGACACGGCCACGCAAAAGGCCATTGAAGATCTGGCAAACCGAATCGTCAGCCAAATGGAAGCTCGTTGGTGA
- a CDS encoding AEC family transporter: MLMDPEAFAIITSSVLGVFLVMGVGAVCRIQHWLTHQADVSLAKLTAKVLLPCLFLDRILGDSTLDSLASAWLPPLLGFSITTFGFLAAWYVAKTIGPWVGLKTDAQQRAFALCAGICNYGYIPLPLAQITYPNAEVEMILHNVGVDIALWSVGVAIVTGSSGKKPPQEQTSVWRRNWERISPVATSAPLIAVIVALSLRATGAETLIPTSVMRSVGLLASSSIPLGLLLSGAILVDFLRAADWTGSAPVIGLAVGFRQLFMPVVMLGIAAVTVTGTDLKQVLLLEAAMPSAVFPIVLTRLYEGDTATALRVVLSTSLLGIVLIPVWMAIGAWWLGV; this comes from the coding sequence ATGCTGATGGACCCGGAAGCCTTTGCCATCATCACCAGCAGTGTCCTCGGTGTTTTCCTGGTCATGGGCGTCGGTGCGGTGTGCCGGATCCAGCACTGGTTGACTCACCAGGCCGATGTTTCGCTCGCCAAACTGACGGCGAAAGTCCTGCTGCCCTGCTTGTTTCTGGACCGGATCCTCGGCGATTCGACCCTGGATTCCCTGGCCTCCGCGTGGCTGCCGCCGCTGCTCGGTTTTTCGATCACCACGTTCGGCTTTCTCGCGGCATGGTACGTCGCCAAAACAATTGGGCCCTGGGTGGGCTTGAAAACCGACGCCCAGCAACGAGCGTTCGCGCTGTGCGCAGGGATCTGCAACTACGGCTACATCCCCTTGCCGCTGGCCCAGATCACTTACCCCAATGCAGAGGTCGAGATGATTCTGCACAACGTCGGCGTCGACATCGCGCTCTGGAGCGTGGGCGTCGCGATCGTGACGGGCAGCAGCGGAAAGAAGCCCCCCCAAGAACAGACAAGCGTTTGGCGGCGAAACTGGGAACGAATCAGTCCCGTCGCCACAAGCGCCCCGCTGATCGCGGTGATCGTTGCCCTCTCCCTTCGGGCCACCGGCGCAGAAACCTTGATCCCAACCTCCGTGATGCGTTCAGTGGGACTGCTGGCCTCCAGTTCAATCCCGCTCGGGTTACTGCTCAGCGGAGCGATCCTGGTCGACTTCCTACGAGCAGCGGACTGGACCGGATCCGCACCGGTGATTGGATTGGCAGTTGGTTTCCGCCAACTGTTCATGCCGGTCGTGATGCTCGGCATTGCCGCGGTGACGGTGACCGGCACGGACTTGAAGCAAGTGCTGCTGCTGGAGGCCGCCATGCCATCGGCGGTGTTCCCAATCGTCTTGACCAGGCTCTATGAAGGTGACACGGCAACGGCCCTGCGAGTCGTGCTGTCAACTTCGCTGCTCGGGATCGTGTTGATTCCGGTCTGGATGGCCATCGGTGCTTGGTGGCTGGGCGTCTGA
- a CDS encoding tetratricopeptide repeat protein, which yields MEIVSIQAKHYWTCLWPGMSELWWRGRLSALPASVAFAAVVNALLIAKFIYPGWMSGALVMLACWIVAAAWGVLTVRSIRELPLLLSPRQVSDQPDRFAEAQVAYLTGNYALAEEALTAGLSIEPRDPPALLLLAAVLRHTGRLNAADALLTEIPKLEAAAAWNLEWESERARLERDLDSRGELQDDAESAAEESDEPESASIDEAEAGAAAFASHDRAGEEDLSPDELPPSGSREPDGQPSTLSLDTALESFAAEDVQEQSGDQHDGQRDDDQKFNDFSEAA from the coding sequence ATGGAAATCGTGTCGATCCAAGCGAAACATTATTGGACGTGCCTGTGGCCGGGGATGTCGGAGTTGTGGTGGCGCGGACGGTTGTCAGCTCTGCCTGCGTCCGTCGCGTTTGCCGCGGTGGTCAACGCATTGCTGATCGCCAAGTTCATTTATCCCGGATGGATGTCCGGGGCGTTGGTCATGCTGGCCTGTTGGATCGTGGCCGCCGCCTGGGGTGTGCTGACGGTTCGTTCGATTCGCGAGTTGCCGTTGCTGTTGTCGCCCCGCCAAGTCAGCGACCAACCGGACCGCTTTGCCGAAGCACAAGTCGCCTATTTAACGGGCAACTACGCGTTGGCAGAAGAGGCGTTGACAGCCGGGCTGTCAATTGAGCCCCGTGATCCGCCCGCACTGTTGTTGCTAGCCGCCGTGCTGCGGCACACCGGACGATTGAACGCCGCAGACGCCTTGTTGACGGAAATTCCAAAATTGGAAGCCGCCGCCGCTTGGAACTTGGAGTGGGAAAGCGAGCGAGCACGGCTGGAGCGTGACCTCGATTCGCGCGGTGAACTGCAAGACGACGCGGAGTCCGCCGCAGAAGAATCGGACGAACCAGAATCCGCAAGCATCGACGAAGCAGAGGCGGGTGCCGCCGCATTCGCATCGCACGATCGTGCCGGTGAAGAGGATTTGTCGCCCGACGAGTTGCCCCCCAGCGGATCGAGAGAGCCGGACGGCCAGCCATCGACCCTGTCCCTCGACACGGCGCTGGAGTCGTTTGCAGCGGAAGACGTCCAGGAGCAGTCGGGCGATCAGCACGATGGCCAGCGGGACGACGATCAGAAATTCAACGATTTTTCGGAAGCTGCCTGA
- a CDS encoding DUF1559 family PulG-like putative transporter, which yields MNAATHRRLVRFDTSHTRKRRADQLPRPGVSLVEVIVVALIVLILLSLSIPFLRNMRELTRRSNCDQNLVRLSLAMQSYSTDQGHLPTGTASFNATFRLWPEVPSPGDPVADVAETELAITSVAEGYHHNWVPALLPYVDQTGLFQSIDFTASVYADSNRLSRETMVPVFRCPADDSAPTNSSYAGLHHSVASPIGTSNDGLLFLNAWVRSEEVPDGMSATILLGEKLSFPGDLGWLSGTRATLRNSGHPINSSPEEEQLEDLRFVGGLGSRHFGGASVLKGDGAVTFLSETIDQPLFQSMVNRNDRAADGSSEADAD from the coding sequence ATGAATGCTGCTACCCATCGCCGACTTGTTCGTTTTGACACCTCACACACTCGGAAACGCCGCGCGGACCAGCTGCCGCGACCTGGCGTTTCCTTGGTGGAAGTGATCGTTGTCGCACTGATCGTGTTGATCTTGCTGTCGCTTTCGATCCCGTTCCTGCGGAACATGCGAGAACTGACGCGGCGCAGCAACTGCGATCAAAACCTGGTCCGACTCTCGCTTGCCATGCAGTCCTACTCGACTGATCAGGGGCATTTGCCGACGGGCACGGCCTCTTTCAATGCCACGTTTCGGCTCTGGCCGGAAGTGCCTTCGCCCGGGGATCCGGTCGCAGATGTCGCGGAAACGGAGCTTGCCATCACCAGCGTTGCCGAAGGTTATCACCACAATTGGGTACCGGCATTGCTTCCCTACGTCGATCAAACCGGGCTGTTCCAGTCCATTGATTTCACAGCCAGTGTGTACGCGGATTCCAATCGCTTGAGTCGCGAAACGATGGTTCCGGTATTTCGTTGCCCTGCCGATGATTCCGCGCCCACCAACTCGAGCTACGCAGGGTTGCATCATTCCGTTGCCAGCCCCATCGGGACGTCCAACGATGGGCTGCTGTTTCTCAATGCCTGGGTTCGCTCGGAAGAAGTTCCTGACGGGATGTCTGCCACGATCCTGCTGGGAGAAAAGCTCTCGTTTCCAGGCGACCTGGGTTGGTTGAGCGGCACGCGAGCGACGCTCCGCAACTCAGGCCACCCAATCAACTCGTCCCCAGAAGAAGAGCAGCTTGAGGATCTGAGGTTCGTGGGAGGGTTGGGCAGTCGGCATTTTGGCGGCGCCAGCGTCCTCAAGGGCGATGGTGCGGTGACGTTTCTATCCGAGACCATTGACCAACCGCTGTTTCAATCCATGGTCAATCGGAATGACCGAGCGGCCGACGGATCTAGCGAAGCGGATGCCGACTGA